One segment of Thermodesulfovibrio sp. 3907-1M DNA contains the following:
- the rplJ gene encoding 50S ribosomal protein L10 has protein sequence MSTTKETKKKRVEELVQRLSRAKSFILTDFQGLTVAEISELRQAIKDSGGEYKVCKNTLFRIAMTDASLRQQLESSLKGCTGVVFGYDDPVVTVKKALDFSEKNEKFKIKQGVVEGKVYSPAELKEISKLPSKNVLLGMLVGGMSSPLQKMAYAMHGVTLKLLYALEALKNKKAQ, from the coding sequence CTGAGCACTACAAAAGAAACAAAGAAAAAAAGAGTTGAAGAGCTTGTTCAGAGGCTATCCAGAGCTAAGTCTTTTATTTTAACTGATTTTCAGGGCTTGACTGTTGCTGAAATTTCAGAATTAAGGCAGGCGATTAAAGACTCTGGTGGAGAGTATAAAGTATGTAAAAATACTCTTTTCAGGATAGCCATGACAGATGCTTCTTTAAGGCAGCAGCTGGAAAGCTCCTTAAAGGGATGCACCGGCGTTGTTTTTGGTTACGATGACCCGGTGGTTACAGTTAAAAAAGCCCTTGATTTTTCTGAAAAGAATGAAAAATTTAAGATTAAACAGGGTGTTGTTGAAGGTAAGGTATACTCTCCAGCAGAACTTAAAGAGATTTCAAAGTTACCTTCAAAGAATGTCTTGCTCGGTATGCTCGTTGGTGGAATGAGTTCTCCACTGCAAAAAATGGCTTATGCAATGCATGGAGTTACTCTTAAATTACTTTATGCATTAGAAGCATTGAAAAATAAGAAAGCTCAATAA
- the rplL gene encoding 50S ribosomal protein L7/L12, which yields MAITKEEVFQFFDNLTILELSQFIKEFEERYGVTAAAPVAVAAAVPGAPAAQAAAPAAEEKTSFDVILKAAGDKKIQVIKVVRELTGLGLKEAKDLVDGAPKPVKTGVSKEEAETIKAKLEAEGATVEIQ from the coding sequence ATGGCAATTACAAAAGAAGAGGTCTTTCAATTTTTTGACAATTTAACAATTCTTGAACTCAGTCAGTTTATTAAAGAGTTTGAGGAAAGATACGGAGTGACAGCAGCAGCACCAGTGGCAGTTGCAGCAGCAGTGCCAGGTGCACCCGCAGCTCAAGCAGCAGCACCAGCAGCTGAAGAGAAAACAAGTTTTGATGTAATCTTAAAGGCAGCAGGAGACAAGAAAATTCAAGTAATTAAAGTGGTAAGAGAGCTTACTGGACTTGGTCTTAAAGAGGCTAAAGATCTGGTTGATGGTGCTCCAAAGCCAGTTAAGACAGGTGTTTCTAAGGAGGAAGCAGAGACAATCAAGGCAAAACTTGAAGCTGAAGGAGCAACTGTAGAAATACAGTAA